The genomic window aacaacaacaacaaaaaagacaGGCTTTAGTAGAGTTTTAGTCCCACCTGGGTATCTGCTTTCTATTTTTGTTATCACTTACTTGTAAGAGTGTGACTAGACTAcagttctgtatttttaaaaaggaaaaaaaaggtagaattcttttttaatactgtgcacacaaaaggcaaagaacgAAAGCACTGAACTCAGCTTCAAGCGTTCCTGAGTCTAACAGAGGTTCCTGGTAATGTATGCCCATGCTTTTAACTTTTGGTTCCTACAGAGAAATTCCTTTGCTAGCACTGGACGTGTAACCCGTTGTAAATAGTAGCCAAATAATGTCTGGATTTATACTTGATACTAATTAATCCCAGAGCCAAATACCTTGCATGGACAGAGAGGTATTTGGCTTTTGCAGAGTCTTAGGGCTCCACTTGTCCCGTCCATGGCTCCTGGGCTGCATTGATTTTGGGGATAGACAAGTCAGCAGTTCCAGTTCTCCACCCAGCACAGGATCTGCCTGAGGAGGGGAGCAGGACTGGAGCTGGAAAACATTGGCTCATGTGTTGGTACAGACAGCATTTCCTATCCACAGTTCTACACTCAGTTTGGGAGAAGTCAAAGCGTGAACTAACAGCTAACCAAAAACGGGAGAACACTGTGTGGTACTGCCAGGAACCTCATCCTGGCACCGAGCCCTTCCCAGGAAGGATTCCTCAGAGAAATTCACGGCCTGAACCACAGCCCATcccctgcccagaggagctcctgcctgctctgccctcctggaGTCCCTTCTGCAGGGATCCCGGGGGGCAGAGGGGAACaccccctcccctgccccaccTGGCTGGCCCCTGGTCATGCCCAGACTCCCCAAGGCCCTGCACGGCCCCAGAGCCCGGGGGGACGGGGAGATCCCAATCCTGTCCTGAGCAGGGACTGTGCCCTGACAGAGGTACAGGAACAGCTCCAGGAGTGCttcaggctgctcagcaaagggATGGTGGTTTTTAACATCTGTCATAACCTCTCCCGATGTAATATTTATCtgcacatatacacacacatataagTAATTACAGACACATACATGTATAGATAATTACTGCTGATTACACATAGAGCTGCACCCTGCTTTGGCAGCACTCCTGCTGTGAGCGATGGCTGATGCATTAACTCAGAACCCTCCTTAGAATCCTACAACATCCTAGGAACCCCAGGGCTATGGCTGAGCGTCCAGCAGCTGCACCAGCTTCCAGTCATTTATTCCAGTGCTGTAATATGTTACCCAAAACTATGTTTAGTCCTGGTTTAGAAGATTAAAATGCTCTGCCTTTTGCTGCTTCCTGTAGGACGTTATACTGCAGTTAATCTTACCATTACTGAGGCTTTTTTCgatgttttaatttaatttttgctttattttcattaacTGTCATCATCTGAGCACCCCTGCCCTTCTAGATCAGAGGCCTTGCCCTGCACCACTCGCCACCTTTGCAACCTCATCTCCACTGGCACAGAGTGAGGGTGAAATGTCCCCGTGCTGACGGGGACAGGACTAAAAATTACAGTCAGGGATTCCAGATGGATTCTTGGTGCTGCCCGATTCCTGATTCAGGGTGGAGTGCTGACCCAGGCACTTCCCACCTCTGCACCTGTAAATAGCCACCCCGCAGCCTCATCCACACCCCTACCAGGGCTTTTCATCGCTGCCAACCAAACCTTTGGAAAGGGGAGTGTAGCATTCCAGTTTGAGAGGTTAAAAAGAATGAGGAAAACCAGTTCCAGGAGTTTCTGGCTGGCTGCTTGGGCTCTGTTTTGTTCCACAAAGCAGGAATGGTGATCCTGGCTGGGAGGCAGGGCTCGTGCCTCTGCCGTGAGCGGGGCAGGTGCTGCCCCAGGCTGccagctcctcagcacagcctctcAGGGGTGAAAACACACAGAACCAAGGAAGTCTGAGCCTGGAGGAACAGGgctaaaagtatttttaatggaGCCATTAGCTCCTTTTATCCTCTGAAGCCACCCAAGTAAAGCTGCCAAAAGCACCTGGAACTGTGTGGTGGAAAACCTGGGATTTCCTCAGGAGAGCACTGTGcacccccaggagctgcagggacagggatccATCCTCACAGGGACAGGGATCCGTCCTCACAGGGACAgggatccatccctgcagggacaggacaaggatctgtccctgcagggacaggacagagaTCCATCCCTGGAAGAACAGGACAAGGATCCAtccccacagggacagggatccGTCCTCACAGGGACAGGGATCCACCCCTGGAGGGACAgggatccatccctgcagggacaggacagggatccatccctggaaggaCAGGGATCCATCCtcacagggacagtgacccATCCCTGCAGGGGTGGATCCCTGGGCTGGAAATGGGGCAGGGGAGGGtgtgcagccagcagagcagggagctgccctACAGCCCCTCAGTCCTGACCCAAGGGGGCAGGAGGGCTTCCCCAAATTCAGCATCCTTAAACAGCACCGAGAACAGGCCAAGCCACCCCTGAGAATTCCCGAGGCAGAACTTCACCTGAAGGAGAGGCTcgtccccagtgctcccagtgctgccagtgctgccagtgctgccagtgctcccagtgctcccagtgctcccagtgctgccctcTGGCACCCCAAGCCCTCCTGGGCACCCCGAGCCTGACCCcaccagggcaggggctgctcctggtgctgctcctgcagaggtgcagctggagcagccccagagcagcccctggagcagggacaggctctGGAACAGCCCCTGAGCCTGCAgaacagcagtgctgtgctggcaccTCAGCTCAGCCTTCCCCCTCCTCTCATTCCTTCTGACTTTTTATAGTTTTAGAGAAGCTCCTTTAAAAGAGGTAAAAATGGATTCTTTGTACAAAAAGCAAGTGGAAGGGcattattttttcagattttcctaaagcaatataaaaatatcaaagGAGCAACTCCTTTTTctgagcattttttttcctttccaaagctttttctgaaggaaaaatattttcaccgATTTTCAGCCTATTCTATCAATAGATTTCCTCTCTTCTCAGCTGGCATTGAGCTGCTAACAGGATTCACACCCAGCTGGCAGCAAATGATTCTTTCACACATAGGCTTTGACTTCCATCTACTTTCTAAAAGCCACCTTTTGCTTTCAGTTTCCTTAAAAAGACACCCTAAGTAACACACATGGCATTAGTGCAGAATAAACCTCATGGATAATTCAAAATACATCTTTCTTTAATTGGCCAGAAAGACCAGATTAAATCAATGCCACTTGCTTAACCTAAAGCTGTTGCTAATACACCTGTCCTGTAACCCAGCACTCGTCATTCTAGTCTAGAACAGTTTAAGGTGTGTGCATGAAAATCAGATTAACACCAGCTAAGGAATGCAAATTTCCTTCAAGAGTTTGCTTTTTTAAGTAAAGAGGTTGCAAACATGCTGCATCTTATATGTATTGTAaagaaaattcaggaaattaaaaatcacatttaatttATGTGTTGTAACATCCCTTGGactttgtaatattttaatCTGTTGGACTAAGGCAGAGTTAAAGTCAGCACTCGTGCAGAGCTGGTGAACATCAGCTTTGAGCCACAAATTTAATTCTGCTGTTAAAGTTAGGTGAATAAAACACCTTTTCCACATCACTCCCCCATCCAGTCTATCTCAATATTTTGTTTAGAGCGCTTATCCTGCTCTAGCACTTGGAGCCAACTGCAGTAGGTCCATGGGTTTAGAGCCCGAGTTTTAGGCTTTGTCTTTGCCAAAACCGCTGTCCACGGTgattttctctttctaaaaGTGTCAGTGAGGGAAGGCAGTGAACACCAGGAGCCgagcacagcagcctgggctctgctcctgatCTCCTGAGCAATCGGCAGGTGACCTGGGGAAGTCACTGCACctctctgcagcccctggggcagcagcacctcctcctGCACCAGTGGAGCTCAGCTGGTGACACCCCAAAACGCCCCAGGGAATTCCAGAGAGGAATTTCACCTCTctggcagcccctggggcagcagcacctcctcctGCACCAGTGGAGCTCAGCTGGTGACACCCCAAAACGCCCCAGGGAATTCTGGAGagggccagagctgctgcccctgctcagggagcagagcccgcgccAGGAGCTCAGGTGGAGCAAAGAGCAGGGGACACAGAGCCTGTGGCAGTCCCTCCTCCTGTTCCCCGTCTGTTCCtctgtgtgtccgtgtgtccctcccctccctggtTAAACCAGTGCTGCCCCAGAGCCTCGGCTGGGGAAGGTCCCACCACACCCTTCAGCCACCCCTGGGAGCTCCCAGGGGCTCCTTGGACCAACCAAGTCTCCAAAAAGGGTGTGATGGTCTATTTTTGATAAACAGTACGGCATTCCAATGCAATGGTGTTTTCTTTAGGAGTTCTATGTTGTACGAAGCTCTCAACcttattattttctattttcgTACTTTAAATGGGCTTTGCTTTACAAATGTCAGAGGACAGATTGGAAATGTACTGGACACAACTGCAGGTAGCTTCATTTGAGAACAACTTTCTAGAAGAACCAAGTTTCCTGTTGTCTTCTTTTGGAATTGTAGTGCATATGTTGAAACTTGTATATCATTTACAGTATTGAGTCTCGTGCCACTGCTGTACCTGATGTATCCAATCTGGATTAAACAGAGTATGTGCCACAAACACCCACAGGATGCTGTCATTCCTTCCCAAAGCCTCCCGGGAGGTCCTTTTGGAGACTTTGGGTGTTGACCGAGGCCACCAGAGTTGCATTTAAACACTAATTAACTCTTCCCCGAGCAGTCATTAATGAAATCAGTGAGACGTCACAGGACAGCAGCAATGTGCATCTCTTACAGGGCCCTCTCTGTGAATGTTTTAAGTCACAAAAATTACTCTTGGAAACCAAATCATGCTCCCTTGGCCTTTTCCAGCTGCACCGACAGAGGGGAACCCCCTCCCTGGAGTCATTTCTGACACAAAGGGAGTACGGCAGGaacaaagcacagaaagaacAACTTTCAAAATTAGTGCAGAGGCAACCCAGGGTCAGCGCCCCAAGCCAGCCAGCAGTCCCTCTTTTCCTGCCCCAGGACAGCTCTGTACAAGCCAAACAGGAAATATCAATTAGTTTCAGCAGTAATAGGTAATTCCATTGCTAATTAAATATTCCTGAAAGTGTGGGAAGTCTGATACTGTTGCACCCAGAGGGACAGACCAATTATGACTGCTCCACATTTTCTACATAATTAAATCCTCCACCACACAGCCTGCTGCACACCTTGCTatagaaatattatttatacAGTGTTAATTAACTGGATTTAATTTAGCAATATGGGCATTGAGATGCTCGTTTCACTCTGCCACTCCACTGGATATAATCAGTGCCTGGTGTTTACCAAGAGAATTAGGGAAAGTGGGATCACCACCAGCTTTGAACAGACCATGGAGCCTCACAGGGAATTCAGCTTCACCatcagccccagggaaggcaagGAGGCAAGAGGGAGGgcaggcctggcacaggggcCCAGAGCTGATgagctgccctggatccctggagtgcccagggccaggctgggcactggggctggagcacctggacAGGGCAAGGGGTCCCTGCCACGCCTGGGGGCAGAGCAAGGTGAACTTTAGGGTCCCCTCCACCCAAACCTCTCTGGGATTTCATCAAATAGCCCTGACTTTTTTTAATGTGGGAATGGCTGCCTTTTATCATCCATTTTTCACTTTGAATTGCAAAGATTCCAACTGAAATCCAGctgtctttcttttccttttattaacAAATTGTAACAGCGTCACTGGACCTGCGTAAAACATTTACCAGACACAGCTGTTTATAAAAAGACACCATTTTTCTCCATCTGTCTCTTGTCAGTGTCCTTTAGAGcacaggcagggccagccctggTCCCAGGACATCAATCCtcatccctgagcagctcctggagataGACTGAGTTGATGTGGTAGGCACTGATGCAGCTGAACTGCCAGTAGCTCCTGCTGTAGTGAGACAGGGCTGAGTAGTAGCTCTGCCAGGCGTTGTAGTAACATTTCCAGTACTCCTCAGAACTCCAGCCCTCGTGTGCAGCAtcatcccaggagctgcagctctgctcctcctcagtcctgctcctggcaggtctggAAAACTGATGCTCGTGGCTTTTCTTGTGTTTAGCACTTTGTTTGGGCACTTTCTTTTTCACTCCATTTTGCCTTGGGCCGTGGGGCGGCTCCCGAGGCTGCtcaggggtgggacagggacctgcACGGGGCTCCTGCGTGTCTGACAAggccccagggcaggagagactggccctggtgctgcaggaaTCCCTGGAGCTCTCTGAGCCATCGCTGTCAGCAGACACTGCCCCgtctgctgctgcctctgggtgATGTTCCATCTCCTCCCACTCCACATCCCCATTTCTGGGCAGCCCACGCTGCTCTCCTGGGCCTGAGTAACTTCTGAGAATCTCCACCTCTCTCTCTGACCCTTCTTTAATGAAATAGTCATAATCTTCAACAAAATCTGAGAAGCTCCAGGGACTGGCGAGATGGTTTTTGAAAGAAGACAAgcatggaattttgggaaggtTTTTCTTTAAGGCCTCCTCATCTGGAACCTGAGTGCTGTGCTGTCCATCCATCCTGGAGATGGGTTTGACTTGATTCCTCTGCTCTGTGCGACAGATGGAAGTTTGGGGGGCACTGTTTCTCTCTACCTTTGCAGGATTTGTGCACTTTTTACTCTGTTTTTGCTTTGGAGTCTTTTTTGGCCTTTCTACAGAAGAATTACCCCTTGGAAGGTGAGAGGGAGGCTGAGGTGTGTTTGGAAAGCCATTCTGGACAGGCTGCAGCACTGGTTGCTCTGGTTTAGGACACACAGTGTCACAGTTCAGCACAGGAGCCGTGGGTATTGCAGGTTTAACTTCCACCTGCCCATCTTCAAACTGCTCCATCATTCCAGGAGGGATTGGCTCTGCACAGAGGAGAAACAGCAGCCACTCAGTCAAGGGCCTCCTTCCCTCTGGAGCTCACACGGGTACCCAGGTGAAGCTTCTCAAAATTGCATCTCAGACACCAAGTGAGGGCCCCAAACCAACCCCTTCAATTCCAAAAAGAGCTCAAAGAGCCAGAACATTTCCTTCACAGAAGGGACCAAAGGCTGCTCCAGACAAACAGCACTGCACTGCTTGTCAAGAGCTGAGAGTGAGGAatgtgggcagaagcaaagcagccccagcagggaggcCACACCAGCCCTGGGCTTGTCTGAAGCTCTGACAGGAGACCAGCaggcccagctgcagccccagcacacgGCCCACCtggcaggggaaggagctgcaggttgCACTTCTGAGCAATTTTCATCATGGtgttctcctcctccccacgGCAGCAGTAGGTCA from Taeniopygia guttata chromosome 26, bTaeGut7.mat, whole genome shotgun sequence includes these protein-coding regions:
- the DDX20 gene encoding probable ATP-dependent RNA helicase DDX20, with protein sequence MAAPREAAGRARTRDVLLPGGPADFGSLLLSPPVLAGLEAAGFHRPSPVQLKAIPLGRCGLDLIVQAKSGTGKTCVFATIALEAVLLESPATQILVLAPTREIAVQIHAVITTIGIKMEGLECHVFIGGTPLSQDRSRLKKCHIAVGSPGRIKQLIELDYLSTASVRLLVLDEADKLLEEGSFQEQINWIYSSLPLNKQMLAVSATYPESLAAALTRYMREPTFVRLNPTDPSLLGLKQYYKIVNSHPLPHKTFEEKTQHLQELFSKIPFNQALVFSNLHSRAQHLAEILTSRGFPAECISGNMNQNQRLDAMAKLKQFHCRVLISTDLASRGIDAEKVNLVINLDVPLDWETYLHRIGRAGRFGTLGLSVTYCCRGEEENTMMKIAQKCNLQLLPLPEPIPPGMMEQFEDGQVEVKPAIPTAPVLNCDTVCPKPEQPVLQPVQNGFPNTPQPPSHLPRGNSSVERPKKTPKQKQSKKCTNPAKVERNSAPQTSICRTEQRNQVKPISRMDGQHSTQVPDEEALKKNLPKIPCLSSFKNHLASPWSFSDFVEDYDYFIKEGSEREVEILRSYSGPGEQRGLPRNGDVEWEEMEHHPEAAADGAVSADSDGSESSRDSCSTRASLSCPGALSDTQEPRAGPCPTPEQPREPPHGPRQNGVKKKVPKQSAKHKKSHEHQFSRPARSRTEEEQSCSSWDDAAHEGWSSEEYWKCYYNAWQSYYSALSHYSRSYWQFSCISAYHINSVYLQELLRDED